A single genomic interval of Flavobacteriales bacterium harbors:
- the recJ gene encoding single-stranded-DNA-specific exonuclease RecJ, with product MSRPANIRWRLKPDPDPAAVAALTNDRCPAPLARVLAQRGITGPSEASAFFRPDRRGLHDPFLMADMQRAVERIERALGDGERIMVYGDYDVDGTTAVALVTSFLHRFTGQLSFYIPDRYAEGYGISTQGIDHAAREGVGLIIALDCGIKAVDKVAYAAEKGIDMIICDHHRPGEVLPAAVAVLDPKRDDCPYPYKELSGCGIGFKLMQGLATRNGIPFSELEALLDLVAVSTACDIVPVTGENRILCAAGLDRLNKDPRPGIKAMLEMANVKRALTVTDLVFVLGPRINAAGRIEHGRQAVELLLAHDAAQAEQMSARIDRNNVERQGLDKETTRQALERIATDEFLQASWSTVVFDPGWHKGVIGIVASRLIDVHYRPTIVLTESNGKVAGSARSVKGFDVYEAISACSDLLEQFGGHTYAAGLTLDPANLEAFRRRFEEVVRGTLREEQRTPEEEVDAEITLRDINDRFVRVLHHMAPYGPGNMRPVFLTRGVVDKGRARIVGENHLKMNLADPNDPRRELDAIAFRQGHHMDLVRSGAPFSVIYTLEENTWNGRTTVQMNIKDIKPGTADLLVNEPLASAVGEPA from the coding sequence ATGAGCCGACCTGCGAACATCCGTTGGCGCCTGAAGCCCGATCCCGACCCCGCGGCGGTGGCCGCATTGACCAACGACCGCTGCCCGGCACCGCTGGCCCGGGTGCTCGCGCAACGTGGCATCACCGGTCCCTCGGAGGCTTCCGCGTTCTTCCGCCCCGACCGGCGCGGGCTGCACGATCCCTTCCTGATGGCCGACATGCAGCGGGCCGTGGAACGCATCGAGCGGGCCCTGGGCGATGGCGAGCGCATCATGGTCTATGGCGATTACGATGTGGACGGTACCACGGCCGTGGCCCTGGTCACCAGTTTCCTCCATCGCTTCACCGGCCAGCTGTCCTTCTACATCCCCGATCGCTACGCTGAAGGCTATGGCATCTCCACCCAGGGCATCGACCATGCCGCGCGCGAAGGCGTGGGCCTGATCATCGCGCTGGACTGCGGCATCAAGGCGGTGGACAAGGTGGCCTATGCGGCGGAGAAGGGCATCGACATGATCATCTGCGACCACCACCGGCCCGGCGAGGTGCTTCCGGCGGCCGTGGCGGTGCTCGACCCCAAGCGCGACGACTGTCCCTATCCCTACAAGGAGCTCAGCGGCTGCGGCATCGGCTTCAAGCTCATGCAGGGCCTGGCCACGCGCAACGGCATCCCGTTCAGTGAACTGGAGGCCCTGCTCGACCTGGTGGCGGTGAGCACCGCCTGCGACATCGTGCCGGTGACCGGGGAGAACCGGATCCTGTGCGCTGCCGGCCTGGACCGGTTGAACAAGGATCCCCGTCCCGGGATCAAGGCCATGCTGGAAATGGCCAACGTGAAACGCGCCCTCACGGTCACCGACCTGGTCTTTGTCCTCGGTCCCCGGATCAACGCGGCGGGCCGCATCGAGCACGGGCGGCAGGCGGTGGAACTGCTGCTGGCGCACGATGCCGCGCAGGCCGAGCAGATGAGCGCCCGCATCGACCGCAACAACGTGGAGCGCCAGGGCCTGGACAAGGAGACCACCCGGCAGGCGTTGGAGCGCATCGCCACCGATGAGTTCCTGCAGGCCTCCTGGAGCACCGTGGTCTTCGATCCCGGCTGGCACAAGGGCGTCATCGGCATCGTGGCCTCGCGCTTGATCGACGTGCATTACCGGCCCACCATCGTCCTCACCGAGAGCAACGGCAAGGTGGCGGGCTCGGCGCGCAGCGTGAAGGGCTTCGATGTCTACGAGGCCATCAGCGCCTGCAGCGACCTGCTGGAGCAGTTCGGCGGCCACACCTATGCGGCCGGGCTCACGCTCGATCCGGCGAACCTGGAGGCCTTCCGCAGGCGCTTCGAGGAGGTGGTGCGCGGCACCCTGCGCGAGGAGCAGCGCACGCCCGAGGAGGAGGTGGATGCCGAGATCACCTTGCGCGACATCAACGACCGCTTCGTGCGTGTGCTGCACCACATGGCCCCCTACGGCCCCGGCAACATGCGTCCGGTCTTCCTCACCCGCGGGGTGGTGGACAAGGGGCGGGCGCGCATCGTGGGCGAGAACCACCTGAAGATGAACCTGGCCGACCCCAACGACCCACGCCGGGAGCTGGACGCCATCGCCTTCCGCCAGGGCCATCACATGGACCTGGTGCGCTCCGGCGCGCCGTTCAGCGTCATCTACACCCTGGAGGAGAACACGTGGAACGGCCGCACCACCGTGCAGATGAACATCAAGGACATCAAGCCCGGCACCGCCGACCTGCTCGTGAACGAACCGTTGGCCAGCGCCGTGGGCGAACCCGCCTGA
- a CDS encoding nucleoside deaminase — MIQVGGDEHWMRQALREAERAFSLDEVPVGAVVVCQDRIIAKAHNLTERLNDVTAHAEMQCITAAATHLGGKYLADCTLYVTLEPCVMCAGALRWSQLGRLVFGAFDEKAGYRRIGASLMHPKTQVTGGVLEPECADLMKAFFRRKRAL; from the coding sequence ATGATCCAGGTGGGCGGCGACGAGCATTGGATGCGCCAGGCCCTGCGCGAGGCCGAGCGCGCCTTCAGCCTGGACGAGGTGCCCGTGGGCGCTGTGGTGGTGTGCCAGGACCGCATCATCGCCAAGGCGCACAACCTTACCGAGCGGCTCAACGACGTCACCGCCCATGCCGAAATGCAGTGCATCACCGCGGCGGCCACGCACCTGGGCGGCAAGTACCTCGCGGACTGCACGCTGTACGTCACGCTTGAGCCCTGTGTGATGTGCGCCGGGGCTCTGCGCTGGTCGCAGCTGGGGCGGCTGGTCTTTGGTGCGTTCGATGAGAAGGCCGGCTACCGGCGCATCGGGGCGAGCCTGATGCATCCCAAGACCCAGGTGACCGGCGGCGTGCTGGAGCCCGAGTGCGCGGACCTGATGAAGGCCTTCTTCCGGAGGAAGCGGGCGTTGTGA